The following proteins come from a genomic window of Mycobacterium sp. DL:
- a CDS encoding cory-CC-star protein: protein MTVLHRLRCVQARLGAGLHEFYVAPYRRTFARAQRDEEDLFMMLVLSEALGVPNPASYYTVELLPVVYDRFHDWHRRMGMERSPLEHVSCC, encoded by the coding sequence GTGACGGTCCTACACCGGCTGCGCTGCGTGCAGGCCCGACTCGGTGCGGGCCTGCACGAGTTCTACGTAGCGCCCTACCGGCGCACCTTCGCCCGTGCCCAGCGCGACGAGGAGGACCTGTTCATGATGCTCGTCCTCTCTGAGGCGCTGGGCGTGCCCAACCCCGCCAGCTACTACACCGTGGAACTGCTGCCTGTGGTCTACGACCGGTTCCATGACTGGCACCGGCGGATGGGCATGGAACGCTCTCCGCTGGAGCACGTCTCGTGCTGCTAG
- a CDS encoding carbon starvation protein A, translating into MNSVVLAVVGVAMMILGYVLYSRFLARRVYNLQDSFVTPAHELNDGVDYVPTNKYVLWGHHFTSVAGAAPIVGPAIAVIWGWVPAFLWVTIGTVFFAGIHDLGALWASSRHKGKSIGSLSGQYIGHRGRNLFLVVIFLVLLMVNAAFAVVISGLLVNTPTAVIPTWGAIVVALLIGQAIYRLKWSLPLVSVIGVAALYALILVGDRFPVVLPETVLGLSANAFWIVVLFLYAGVASVLPVWMLLQPRDYINGLQLFIALGILYGAVLISAPTVVAPAFNDSVPEGTPSIVPLLFVTIACGAISGFHGIVASGTSSKQLDKEPDARFVGYFGAVGEGLLALGAIIATTAGFRTIADWEAVYSAFGQGGVSAFIEGGAAIVNQGLGIPDGLSATILATMAILFAATTMDTGIRLQRFVVQEAAHIIGFSLDKALATVIVLVVAMGLTFGAGGDGSGGMLIWPLFGTTNQLLAGLTLSIIAVILLRKGRPVLPVLVPLVFLLVMSVYALIVQMGEFWATENWFLLVLDVIILIAAVWVIFESVIAMSRAKKSPTELDEDVMEGAAPGKRSS; encoded by the coding sequence ATGAACTCCGTCGTCCTCGCCGTGGTCGGTGTGGCCATGATGATCCTCGGGTACGTGCTGTACTCGAGGTTCCTGGCCCGCCGGGTCTACAACCTCCAGGACTCCTTCGTCACCCCCGCCCACGAGCTCAATGACGGCGTGGACTACGTACCCACCAACAAGTACGTGCTGTGGGGCCATCACTTCACCTCCGTGGCGGGGGCGGCACCCATCGTGGGGCCCGCGATCGCCGTCATCTGGGGGTGGGTGCCGGCCTTCCTCTGGGTGACAATCGGCACCGTCTTCTTCGCCGGCATCCACGACCTCGGCGCCCTGTGGGCCTCCAGCAGGCACAAGGGCAAGTCCATCGGGTCCCTGTCCGGGCAGTACATCGGCCACCGCGGGCGCAACCTGTTCCTGGTCGTGATCTTCCTGGTCCTGCTCATGGTCAACGCCGCGTTCGCCGTGGTCATATCCGGCCTCCTCGTCAACACGCCCACCGCGGTGATTCCCACCTGGGGTGCCATCGTCGTCGCCCTGCTCATCGGCCAGGCCATCTACCGGCTCAAGTGGAGCCTGCCCCTCGTATCCGTCATCGGCGTCGCGGCCCTCTACGCCCTGATCCTGGTCGGCGACCGTTTCCCGGTGGTGCTGCCGGAGACGGTCCTCGGACTGTCGGCGAACGCGTTCTGGATCGTGGTGCTCTTCCTCTACGCCGGCGTGGCCTCGGTGCTTCCCGTCTGGATGCTGCTGCAGCCGCGCGACTACATCAACGGTCTCCAGCTGTTCATCGCCCTGGGCATCCTTTACGGGGCGGTGCTGATCTCGGCTCCGACCGTGGTGGCGCCCGCGTTCAACGACTCCGTGCCCGAGGGCACGCCGAGCATCGTGCCGCTGCTGTTCGTGACCATCGCGTGCGGTGCGATCTCTGGGTTCCACGGGATCGTTGCCTCGGGCACGTCCTCCAAGCAGCTGGACAAGGAGCCGGACGCCCGCTTCGTCGGCTACTTCGGTGCGGTCGGCGAGGGGCTCCTGGCGCTGGGCGCGATCATCGCGACCACCGCCGGGTTCCGGACCATCGCCGACTGGGAGGCCGTCTACTCCGCGTTCGGCCAGGGTGGGGTGTCCGCATTCATCGAGGGCGGCGCCGCCATCGTCAACCAGGGCCTGGGCATCCCCGACGGGCTCAGCGCCACCATCCTGGCGACCATGGCCATCCTCTTCGCAGCGACCACCATGGACACCGGCATCCGCCTGCAGCGGTTCGTGGTGCAGGAGGCGGCCCACATCATCGGTTTCTCCCTCGACAAGGCCCTGGCCACTGTGATCGTTCTCGTTGTCGCCATGGGCCTCACCTTCGGCGCCGGCGGGGACGGTTCGGGCGGAATGCTCATCTGGCCGCTTTTCGGCACCACCAACCAGCTGCTGGCCGGCCTCACCCTGTCGATCATCGCCGTGATCCTGCTGCGCAAGGGTCGCCCGGTGCTCCCGGTGCTGGTCCCGCTCGTGTTCCTACTCGTGATGTCGGTCTACGCCCTGATCGTCCAGATGGGTGAGTTCTGGGCAACCGAGAACTGGTTCCTGCTCGTGCTCGACGTCATCATCCTCATCGCCGCGGTGTGGGTCATCTTCGAGTCCGTGATCGCGATGTCCCGCGCGAAGAAGAGCCCGACCGAGCTCGACGAGGACGTGATGGAGGGCGCGGCACCGGGGAAGCGGTCCTCCTGA
- a CDS encoding FUSC family protein: MATSTNTLRDRVTRRVQQRDPENDALRRALRAALIVPVAAAMSFAVGDNAQTTLFTVFGSVALLVFTDFPGNRQNRAVAYAGLALNGFVLITLGTLVAPLPVPAVLMMFVLGVAVTFSGVLSETVAAGQRATLLTFVLPACTPPGPIGDRLLGWTIALAVCVPAALFVLPPRHHGELRRHAARACRLLADRLDGRASADDVTAAMDALRANFLGADFRPVGLTAGSRALVRVVDDLEWVADRTGEKAGAALADMKDPAVRVLRDSAAVLRITRVARRDAARADLELALVDLRTVARGRYREDLAAILGAADDAQAVEMGRELLRRRTIAATIGATGRIIAAAAAADARPVWARAIGLRLPETGASDRLLPETVAAAQITSGFLANRSVAFRNSLRTGLGLSLAVAVTHLFPVEHGFWVVLGALSVLRSSALTTGTRVWRAVIGTGIGFLLGAALIWLVGVDPVVLWLLLPPVVFGSAYVPEIASFTAAQAAFTMMVLIIFNLVVPTGWEVGLIRVEDVVVGALVGVLVSVLMWPRGATASVTRAIDSARSIFVRYLHVAVLRITRGAFEERRDEVATLSHNALDASRVIDDAVRQYLSESSGETDFRAPVVRSFHRAIRLRAAADLIADIPTPPPLSAYPKVRAVLEFHVDAICERLAGRFDPAREWVPIADDFVLALRSEARDDDLGVSAALPLLTVAALLGELEWIWPLQEQE, from the coding sequence ATGGCTACCAGCACGAACACCCTGCGAGACCGGGTCACGCGACGCGTACAACAACGCGACCCCGAAAACGACGCGCTGCGCCGCGCCCTGCGGGCCGCACTGATCGTGCCGGTCGCAGCGGCGATGAGCTTCGCCGTCGGGGACAACGCCCAGACGACGCTGTTCACCGTCTTCGGGTCGGTCGCGCTGCTGGTGTTCACCGACTTCCCCGGCAATCGGCAGAACCGCGCGGTGGCCTATGCCGGGTTGGCGCTCAACGGGTTCGTGCTGATCACGCTCGGCACGCTCGTCGCCCCGCTCCCGGTGCCCGCCGTGCTGATGATGTTCGTCCTGGGAGTCGCGGTGACGTTCTCGGGGGTGCTGAGCGAGACCGTCGCCGCCGGCCAGCGCGCGACACTGCTGACGTTCGTGTTGCCGGCCTGCACGCCCCCCGGGCCGATAGGGGACCGCCTGCTGGGGTGGACGATCGCGCTGGCGGTGTGCGTACCCGCAGCGCTATTTGTTCTCCCGCCGCGCCATCACGGTGAACTGCGGCGTCACGCTGCCCGGGCCTGCCGACTGCTGGCCGACAGATTGGACGGCCGCGCGTCGGCCGACGACGTGACCGCCGCGATGGACGCATTGCGCGCCAACTTCCTCGGCGCCGACTTCCGGCCCGTCGGGCTGACCGCGGGCAGTCGCGCGCTGGTGCGGGTGGTCGACGACCTCGAGTGGGTCGCCGATCGCACCGGCGAGAAGGCGGGTGCGGCGCTGGCCGACATGAAGGACCCCGCCGTGCGCGTGCTGCGGGACTCGGCCGCGGTGCTGCGCATCACGCGGGTGGCCCGACGCGACGCGGCCCGTGCGGATCTCGAGCTGGCGCTGGTCGATCTGCGGACCGTCGCGCGCGGCAGGTACCGCGAGGACCTGGCCGCCATCCTCGGTGCCGCCGACGACGCACAAGCCGTCGAGATGGGGCGCGAACTGCTGCGCCGGCGCACCATCGCCGCGACCATCGGGGCCACCGGTCGCATCATCGCCGCCGCCGCCGCGGCCGACGCACGTCCGGTCTGGGCCCGCGCGATCGGGCTGCGGCTGCCCGAGACGGGCGCCTCGGATAGGCTGCTCCCGGAAACCGTTGCCGCCGCCCAGATCACGTCCGGCTTCCTGGCCAACCGCTCGGTGGCTTTCCGGAACAGCCTGCGCACCGGGTTGGGACTGAGCCTCGCCGTGGCGGTCACCCACCTGTTTCCTGTCGAACACGGCTTCTGGGTGGTCCTCGGCGCGCTGTCGGTGTTGCGCAGCAGCGCGTTGACCACAGGCACCCGGGTGTGGCGTGCGGTGATCGGCACCGGCATCGGCTTTCTCCTCGGCGCCGCGCTCATCTGGCTGGTCGGGGTCGATCCGGTGGTGCTGTGGCTGCTACTGCCGCCGGTCGTCTTCGGTTCGGCCTATGTTCCCGAGATCGCGTCGTTCACCGCGGCGCAGGCCGCGTTCACGATGATGGTGCTGATCATCTTCAACCTCGTCGTCCCGACCGGCTGGGAGGTGGGCCTGATCCGGGTGGAGGACGTCGTCGTCGGCGCCCTGGTGGGGGTGTTGGTGTCGGTGCTGATGTGGCCACGCGGGGCCACCGCATCGGTGACGCGGGCGATCGACTCCGCCCGCTCGATCTTCGTGCGGTACCTGCACGTGGCGGTGCTACGGATCACCCGCGGCGCGTTCGAGGAGCGCAGGGACGAGGTGGCGACGCTGAGCCACAACGCCCTGGACGCCTCGCGGGTGATCGATGACGCTGTGCGCCAATATCTTTCGGAAAGCAGCGGCGAGACTGACTTCCGCGCTCCTGTGGTGCGTTCGTTTCACCGGGCGATCCGACTGCGCGCGGCCGCCGACTTGATCGCCGATATCCCCACGCCGCCACCGCTGTCGGCCTACCCGAAGGTGCGCGCGGTGCTCGAGTTCCACGTCGACGCGATCTGTGAGCGGTTGGCGGGCCGGTTCGACCCGGCGCGTGAGTGGGTGCCGATCGCCGACGATTTTGTGCTCGCGCTGCGTTCCGAGGCCCGCGACGACGATCTCGGCGTGTCCGCGGCACTGCCGCTGTTGACCGTCGCCGCGTTGCTCGGTGAACTCGAGTGGATCTGGCCGCTGCAGGAACAGGAGTAG
- a CDS encoding pirin family protein, translated as MPAITADTFTLPRIAGPATSDTERAVRSVTTGPRGYEGEGFPVVRAFAGVDARDLDPFVHMDQMGEVEYEPGEPKGTDWHPHRGFETVTYIIDGRMAHQDSHGGGGLITDGATQWMTAGAGVLHIETPPSELVESGGVFHGIQLWVNLPKKDKFAAPRYQAIEGDQVRLLSSDDGGALVRVIAGEVDGHGGPSATYTPITLAHATIQPGARLNLPWNRDFNALVYVLSGRGTVGPVGHPVQQGQLTVLGPGDRITVSAEDSQDANRPALEVLLLGGKPIREPVFQYGPFVMNSKSEVIQALEDFNAGKFGTIPPNALMPHRPLR; from the coding sequence ATGCCTGCAATCACAGCTGATACGTTCACCCTGCCCCGTATCGCGGGTCCCGCCACCTCCGACACCGAACGCGCCGTGCGGTCCGTCACGACCGGACCCCGCGGCTACGAAGGTGAAGGGTTCCCGGTCGTCCGCGCCTTCGCCGGAGTCGACGCCCGCGACCTCGACCCCTTTGTCCACATGGACCAGATGGGCGAGGTCGAGTATGAGCCCGGCGAGCCGAAGGGCACCGACTGGCACCCGCATCGCGGGTTCGAGACCGTCACCTACATCATCGACGGCCGCATGGCCCACCAGGATTCCCACGGCGGCGGTGGTCTGATCACCGACGGCGCCACCCAGTGGATGACCGCGGGTGCAGGCGTCCTGCACATCGAGACCCCGCCCTCCGAATTGGTTGAGAGCGGTGGAGTGTTCCACGGTATCCAGCTCTGGGTGAACCTGCCCAAGAAGGACAAGTTCGCCGCACCCCGGTACCAGGCCATTGAAGGTGACCAGGTCAGGTTGCTGTCCTCCGACGACGGCGGTGCGCTGGTGCGGGTGATCGCCGGTGAGGTCGACGGCCATGGTGGACCCAGCGCCACATACACCCCGATCACGTTGGCGCATGCCACTATTCAACCGGGAGCCCGGCTGAATCTGCCGTGGAACCGTGACTTCAACGCGCTGGTTTATGTACTGTCGGGCCGCGGCACCGTCGGCCCAGTCGGACACCCCGTCCAGCAGGGCCAGCTCACGGTGCTCGGCCCCGGCGACCGGATCACCGTGTCCGCGGAAGACTCGCAGGATGCCAATCGGCCGGCGCTCGAGGTTCTTCTGCTGGGCGGCAAGCCGATTCGCGAGCCGGTGTTCCAGTACGGACCGTTCGTGATGAACTCCAAGTCCGAGGTGATCCAAGCGCTGGAAGACTTCAACGCAGGCAAGTTCGGGACGATCCCGCCGAATGCGTTGATGCCGCACCGCCCGCTGCGCTGA
- a CDS encoding ArsA family ATPase, with the protein MLLELAAARRVLFVGGKGGVGKTAVASATALAQARAGRRVLVVSTDPAHNLGHLWERPIGDRITPLARNLDGLEVDPAATADAHLAAVGATIRRLMPEHLAAEVDKHMELARDSPGTHESAVLERIAELVDAGPADYDLIVFDTAPSGHTARLMALPEIMSAWTEGLLRRRGRAEKFGAALRGLEDRDAAGESIVGTERPRDRREERDLEIRRILLRRRERFEVLREILVDAERCSFVIVLAAERLPVLETVELHEQLVRAGVHVGALVVNKRSPADAGNFLAERRALEEVHVVALRRALPDVPLQQVPLLPGDVVGREALERFGDALAQADPRTGELIGP; encoded by the coding sequence GTGCTGCTAGAGCTCGCCGCCGCCCGCCGGGTCCTGTTCGTCGGCGGCAAGGGCGGTGTCGGCAAGACCGCGGTCGCCTCCGCCACCGCCCTCGCCCAGGCCCGCGCCGGCCGGCGGGTGCTCGTCGTCTCGACCGACCCGGCCCACAACCTCGGGCACCTGTGGGAGCGCCCCATCGGGGACCGGATCACCCCCCTCGCCCGGAACCTCGACGGCCTCGAGGTGGACCCGGCCGCCACGGCCGACGCGCACCTCGCCGCCGTGGGCGCCACGATTCGACGGCTCATGCCCGAGCACCTCGCGGCCGAGGTCGACAAGCACATGGAACTTGCCCGCGACTCGCCGGGCACGCACGAGTCGGCGGTGCTGGAGCGGATCGCCGAGCTCGTTGACGCGGGCCCCGCCGACTACGACCTGATCGTCTTCGACACCGCCCCGTCCGGGCACACCGCCCGGCTCATGGCCCTGCCCGAGATCATGTCCGCCTGGACGGAGGGGCTGCTGCGCCGTCGCGGCAGGGCGGAGAAGTTCGGGGCCGCCCTGCGGGGCCTCGAGGACCGGGATGCCGCGGGCGAGAGCATCGTGGGCACCGAAAGGCCCCGGGACCGCCGCGAGGAGCGCGATCTCGAGATCCGGCGCATCCTGCTGCGCCGCCGCGAGCGGTTCGAGGTCCTGCGGGAGATCCTGGTGGACGCCGAGCGCTGCAGCTTCGTCATCGTCCTCGCGGCCGAGCGGCTGCCCGTCCTCGAGACCGTCGAGCTGCACGAGCAGCTGGTCCGGGCCGGCGTGCACGTGGGGGCGCTCGTGGTCAACAAGCGCTCGCCGGCCGACGCCGGAAACTTCCTCGCCGAGCGCCGCGCCCTGGAGGAGGTGCACGTCGTCGCGCTGCGCCGCGCCCTCCCGGACGTCCCGCTGCAGCAGGTCCCCCTGCTGCCGGGGGACGTCGTCGGCCGGGAGGCGCTCGAACGGTTCGGGGACGCGCTCGCCCAGGCGGATCCCAGGACCGGGGAATTAATCGGACCCTAG